The following coding sequences lie in one Arabidopsis thaliana chromosome 3, partial sequence genomic window:
- a CDS encoding Leucine-rich repeat (LRR) family protein (Leucine-rich repeat (LRR) family protein; FUNCTIONS IN: structural constituent of cell wall; LOCATED IN: endomembrane system; EXPRESSED IN: 8 plant structures; EXPRESSED DURING: petal differentiation and expansion stage; CONTAINS InterPro DOMAIN/s: Leucine-rich repeat-containing N-terminal domain, type 2 (InterPro:IPR013210), Leucine-rich repeat (InterPro:IPR001611); BEST Arabidopsis thaliana protein match is: Leucine-rich repeat (LRR) family protein (TAIR:AT3G24480.1); Has 229273 Blast hits to 72952 proteins in 2610 species: Archae - 422; Bacteria - 37303; Metazoa - 68145; Fungi - 17365; Plants - 71911; Viruses - 5341; Other Eukaryotes - 28786 (source: NCBI BLink).), which produces MREDTFFFQWWFLVSGLSFIFLLPQAFTYHTPPINPCFAHPFLPPITNPRLLKAFTALQAWKFTITSDPNGFTSNWCGPNVCNYTGVFCAPALDNPYVLTVAGIDLNHANIAGYLPLELGLLTDLALFHINSNRFQGQLPKTLKCLHLLHELDVSNNKLSGEFPSVIFSLPSLKFLDIRFNEFQGDVPSQLFDLNLDALFINDNKFQFRLPRNIGNSPVSVLVLANNDLQGSCVPPSFYKMGKTLHEIIITNSQLTGCLNREIGLLNQLTVFDVSYNNLVGSLPETIGDMKSLEQLNIAHNKFSGYIPESICRLPRLENFTYSYNFFSGEPPACLRLQEFDDRRNCLPSRPMQRSLAECKSFSSYPIDCASFGCSPPSPPPPPPPPPPPPPPPPPPPPPPPPPPPPPYVYPSPPPPPPSPPPYVYPPPPPPYVYPPPPSPPYVYPPPPPSPQPYMYPSPPCNDLPTPVHY; this is translated from the coding sequence ATGAGAGAAgacaccttcttcttccagtGGTGGTTCTTGGTCTCTGGTCTCAGCttcatcttccttcttcctcaagCTTTCACCTACCATACTCCTCCAATAAACCCGTGCTTCGCTCATCCTTTTCTTCCTCCTATCACAAACCCGAGGCTCTTAAAAGCTTTCACAGCTCTTCAAGCTTGGAAGTTCACCATAACCTCTGACCCAAACGGCTTCACTTCTAACTGGTGCGGTCCTAATGTTTGTAACTACACAGGCGTGTTTTGTGCACCGGCTCTAGATAACCCTTATGTCTTAACCGTCGCTGGTATAGACTTGAACCATGCTAATATCGCCGGTTATCTCCCTTTAGAGCTTGGTCTCTTAACCGATCTTGCCTTGTTCCATATCAATTCCAACCGTTTTCAAGGTCAACTTCCCAAAACTCTAAAATGTCTCCATCTTCTCCATGAGCTTGACGTCAGCAACAATAAACTCTCCGGCGAGTTTCCTTCCGTAATCTTCTCTTTGCCTTCCTTGAAGTTTCTCGACATTAGGTTCAATGAGTTCCAAGGTGATGTTCCTAGCCAACTCTTTGACCTAAACCTCGACGCTCTCTTCATTAACGACAACAAATTCCAGTTTAGGTTACCGAGAAACATCGGAAACTCTCCGGTTTCTGTTCTTGTCTTGGCCAACAACGATCTCCAAGGATCTTGTGTACCTCCAAGTTTCTACAAAATGGGGAAAACATTACACGAAATCATTATCACGAACTCACAACTAACCGGTTGTTTAAACCGGGAAATCGGTTTGCTTAACCAGTTGACGGTTTTCGACGTGAGTTACAACAACTTGGTGGGTTCGTTGCCGGAGACTATAGGTGATATGAAGAGTTTAGAGCAGTTAAACATTGCGCATAACAAATTCTCCGGCTACATTCCGGAGAGTATCTGCCGATTACCAAGGCTCGAGAACTTCACTTACTCGTATAACTTCTTCTCCGGTGAGCCACCGGCTTGTTTGAGGCTTCAAGAGTTTGATGATCGTAGAAATTGTTTACCTTCAAGGCCAATGCAACGGTCTCTCGCTGAATGCAAatccttttcttcttatcCTATTGATTGTGCATCCTTTGGCTGCTCTCCACCTAGtccaccgcctcctcctcctcctcctccacctccacctccacctccacctccacctccacctccacctccacctccaccaccgccaccaTATGTGTATCCTTCGCCGCCGCCACCACCTCCATCACCTCCACCATACGTGTATCCACCGCCACCGCCACCATATGTGTATCCTCCACCGCCATCACCACCATATGTGTATCCTCCGCCACCACCGTCACCGCAACCATATATGTATCCTTCACCTCCTTGTAACGATCTTCCAACGCCGGTGCATTACTAA